From Podospora bellae-mahoneyi strain CBS 112042 chromosome 5, whole genome shotgun sequence:
ggtcGGAGACAAGGAAACTGGCTGCCCCGCTTTGAATCAGCACCCGTCGGAATTAAACGAGGGGCAGAAGAGACGatatcaacaacagcagcagcaaataTGATAGATACTGTATACTGATCGAATGAGAGATATTATCATCACGATAAGTTTTGTCATATTCTCCCCGCGCATGAGGACGACTTACCCAATAAAGTAACACGGGATCGAGTGCGGCGAACGCAGGAGCAAATATATGGGCCAAGACTGACGCGATGGGGGATGGCAATATATATCCCACTCCTCAGttatcaccaccttccctgAACACTTTGAGAGGGTGTTGCTTTTCGAAGTAAGGAACCATGCTGTGTGCTCGCTAACCTGCCCTGCACCAAGCATCGAGCGTCGTATGCATGGAACGTTTCCATAGCGTCACTAGTAGCATAACGCAAGGGCGGTTGGTCATGTCCAATGCCTTCTCCGTATCGTATTCCCTTCCCTCAAGAGGATCtgagggaaaaagaaaaggaagatcTGTGCTTACTGCAACCTTCCGTGCAAGGGAGATCCAAAAGTCCCGTCATGAGAACACACTCTCACCAGGCTCCGGGCACCGTAAGTGAGACTGAGAAAACGTACGtaacctcctctcctctgaGTGGTTGCGTTCCCATCAGTCAGGAATCACTCGGATTCGGCCAACGAGCCGAAAGAGAGGAATCGGGCTCAGGTACCGCCATGGCTTGCCGCCACCACCTGCAGCATGGTAGTGCTTGCATATTTCGAAACCTCCAAGCTGATCCTAAACGAGCGGCTCTAGAACCTCAGGACAACGAATGATACACGTGTATCTACACGACAAGCGGCAGTTGGAGTGGATTGTCGTCGGAAGCAGGCAGAGGGCTAATTCAGGAACACAGGCACAGCGGCCAAAAAACACCATAGCACTTATTTCGCAATATGCGGCCCGTCTCTTGACATGGCACGCATGGCATGGTAGATGTCCATTTTTGTCATGGGTCAGGTGTCGTGGCATTCAGGGACTCGGACGGGTACGGAGTCCATGGACCGAACAACGAGAAGGGGTTTGTCGGGTTGTTCACTGTTTGGTCGGCGGACCTACTCCATATGCGCCCCACCAATAGCGCCATGTCAACTTTTTGAGAGTGTCGAGCTGGCATGTGGCGAGTGTGCGATGTGTTATCATGTCCCCGGGTTCGGCCAAGTTGTGAATCCTCCGGAATGGAAACGTCGGGGAATACTTTGGTCTGACCACCGCCGAGAACTGATCATATCTTACAGGTTGTTGTTAGCATTCGGTCGGTCGGCATATCGACGTCTGGGATTGTTGACTGGTCATACGTGAGCAGTCGAATTGCGCACAAAGTATTGTTGCCCCCGAAGAGACCAGGCTCCGCTTCGACCTGCCACGTCGTTAAACTTATATTCGGCATCCCACACAGGCAACGCAAAGGAGGCTGTCAAAAGCGGTGAGTGAGGGAAGCAGGACATGGAAGCTGGAAATGCAACCCGACGGGCCCGCGTCCTCGTCACCTGGACAGTCATTGTGCCTCGTTCATGCAGGTGCACCACGAAGCTTGGGTGCTCTCCATCCAGGCCAGGCACCTTCCAGGGCGACCTTTCCTCTGAAGCTTGGAACACAACATCAGTCGGCTTTCTGGTGTGACACCCTCCATGGGCCTCACTGCATCTGGCCGACCAGCAAATCCTCCGGAGATCGGCAgaccccttttctttttctttttcgatGGCGGCTTCGAGAACAAATCCAGGAATGTTGAATGATTTTGGTGATGTCTAGATGCTGAAGATTGATATCCTCACTATGCCCAATCCGGGGGACATTTGGGTCCTGGTCGCTAACCCCTGGCGACGTCTGGCGTCAAGCCCCACTGTTGCATTCGCCCAAGACACGATGACGCAATGAACTGGCGATGGGCGAGGAACCCCGCCATCCGCCGGCGATGccaaaagaggaggagaagccacAGAACCTGCGCCGTCACAGATGATCGCTCGCTTGTGCAGGCTGCCCAGGAAGACCCAGGAATGCTGGGGCTTGGTGTCTTTGGTTCCATCTGCTGATCGGGAGCATTGCGATCGACCGTTGCATGGCTGGCCTGATGGCTCTGATGGGCGGTCAGCGGCAGTCACGGCTCAGAAAAAGAGATAACGACGCCGCTGCGCCGATGCCAGAGCCCCGTCAAATCCGGTTCTTTTCCCACGGCACTGGACAcaaagaaagggaaaaagacAAGAACCCAGCCTCGGGGAACACGGCAGGGAGATGGCCCAAAACGAAtctggttggtgatgggctgTGTCTGACTCTGAAGCAGCCTTGTAACACATCGGAGGGAACACATGGTCGGAGAGAAACCGAAGAGGTGGAACGCCACCAGGGTACTGCCGGATTACCTAGTAGGACGTGACTCTTCAGCACATGaagctggtggtgagaacTCAAAGAGGGGCAGCTTCCAACTCCACTTACTGCTTGGACTgagctcctcttctccaggCACCCGAACAGGTACAGCTGCATCTCTTGGTTAGTGCAGGAGCAGCCAGGTACCCGACGAAGGCGGCAACTGCGTGAAATCAGGACAATAGGACGGGAAAGAGAACCTGGAAGGGTACCTACAACTGAGTACCTTGCTATTAGCTGTCAGTGAGTCAGACGAGCCGATGAATTGTTTAATGATTACGGCACCTTCACGTTGATGTCCAGATGACCGTATTTAAACTTTGTGCTTTCTTGCTTGCAGCAGCGATGTCCCTGTCTTGAAATGccctgcccctccttttttttggcctGATCTCTTACCCGAGCAAGAGCAGGAGATACCTGACCCCAACCGGAGCCGACCGCCTGTTGTAATAAATGCAGTGTATgtagaagaagagaaaacaaaTCAGAGAGCAGGACAACACCTCTTGGTGGCTGGGCTGCGCGCGCATTATACGAAGATAGAGTTGCAATATTAGAGGGGCAAACGGGAAGTTATATTGAGAAGGCAGGCAAGCGTGGCAGCACCTACCTGCACACCTGCACCGCACCTGCACCGCACCTgcaccaaaacaaaagttGATCAGACGAAAGGAAggtccaacctcctcccggTCCCATTGCCTCTGTCCCTCCCGTGGTGCCCCTCGTGCCCCTCGTGCCCCTCGTGCCCCTCCAAATAGCCACTGGCTGTCCCAATAATCTGGACGCCGGCCCTGGTATTAAACTGTCTAGCGCCGAGAGCTAAGCTCTTTCAGGGTTGAGATCGGGAAAGTTGAGGGGTCGGGTTTTTTATCATATTTTTTGGAGCTTCTTGTAGGTAGGCAGTGTTCAAGATCGCACCGAAACAAGAGAAAGTGCGCCCCTCCCGCAACCGTTCTCTGCCCGGACTTGGCTGCGTTGGGTGTGGCCAGAAAGATCCATGCTCAAGCCCGTCTCATCCCATGTCTTTGGTTCCTTTGTCTGCTTCGACCTGACAATCATCACTctcgccatcgtcatcaaccaGGAATCTTATCGAGGCATCCACGCATcagacacacacacggaGGCGGTCCCTGTCCCGGCATTAACCTTCACATCTTCAACTCCCCAAAGTCTCCAAACATCCTGCTTTCAAGGCTGCAGGCTGCCGGGAGCTGTCCTATCACAGGAAGCTGCAGCAACCCAGTCCAAGCAGTCCCCAAGTCTGTGTGACAGCACCAAAGAAAGCGTATGCCAAGCCCAGGTCCGGCGCAACTGTGCGGTAATCCTCACCACCTATCGACCATTTGGGTGTCTGACGGGTTGCTGTTCTCctgccttttcttttcttttcttctgtttgcccacctcaccaccatctacGGATAGTAGCGAAACGTTGTTCGATTTCTCGTCTTGCATTTCCACCAACCGCGTCACGACATACATCGCTCCCCTACGATCCACGCTGCATTTTGTCCGATAGGGAAAACATTGCATGGGCTGCACTCAGCCAGGCCCGCGGTAAGAAAGCATCTACTCACGGTGGTTGGCCCATCACTACAGTAGTTCGTCAGCAAGGGCGGCGGACGAGCCACCCAACGAGCCAACTGGAAGCTTGAGTCCCGACCGAGATCTGGACCACGGCAAGCTGCTGAGCTGCTGCAACTGGAACTGGAAACTTACAGGTGGTTGGCCAAGCATTCGAGGTCACTAACTCAACTCATTCTTCGCCcactctccctcccactGCAGATATCCCGGTGTCTGCTGTCGCTGGCTGTCTGGAGGTTGTATTGTTGATCTGCCAGCCCCCTTTTGGACAAGCCTGCGTTGGACGGCCCACCCGGACGACAGGTCTTCGCCACACTTCCGCACCCCCCTGCCATCTGCTGTCCAGCAGCGTCTCATATCGCAGGCACATTTTTTGCTGACGCTTTTTCACCTTCGCTGTCTGGGACCTGCTTCTGCCTTTTCTGACAGAGCACTTGGCGCATTCATCTTTTCCACTCACCAAGGGAATTTGTTTGCGGTGATCGACCTGCTTCCTGTTCAGCCTGTGCCTGTGCCGCCCTCAGGAACCCCACCACGAATCCCGGAAGACCCAGGGAGACGACAGGGAAGCCAGGGGAAACGACAAGCTCTGGGTTGCTTCCCGTCgccatcttttttttcttcccacAGAAACCCAACCTTGCGAccgaagagaaaaaaaaagccgcTATCCGGGGCCCCTTGGTgcaaccatcatcacaagaCAACACGCTTTCTGGCTAACGAGCACGAGCACCAGCAAGCTTTCGAATGATCAGCCTCCGCCGGCCCCTTTTCTCCCTATCCTCCtgcccctctccctctccgacCACTCTCTTTTGTCCCTAGCTCAATCAGTCCcaaacgccgccgccggctccCCGCACTTACCCCTGCCGCGGACTCGGTCGTCTCAGCCTCACCGGGCAAGCTCACGCATATCTACCCTGAACCCCTCGCCTGTGCTCCCGCATCTGGTTGCACTCTTGCAtcaccctccctcacccaccacagGCACCTCCCACCATGGCTGCAGCGTTTCGCCCAGTCAACACACCGCTCCTGGCAGCGGACTCCATCAAACACGAAAtacccccttcttccacaaCTTTGACggcgacaacgacgacaacaacaacgatgaCGACACCGAGACCAAGCACAGCGCCTTCGCAGGCTTCACGGCCTGTTGACGAAGCCACGACACCAACACGAGCAAACTTTGGAACAGGCGCATTGGCATCTCAGAAACCACTTCCGACATCACCATTTCCCGAGTCGGTACAAGTCCCCGAACCCACGACGGAATCCACACCCAAGCGAGAAAATTCGCAGCACTCGAGGAAGTCTAGGGACTCGGACGACATGGACATGGATGACTCAGATGGAGAACACGGTGAGGAAGTTGGATCAGACGACGACAGCGAGAACGCCGACGGAACAAagtcgaagaagaaaaagtcGCAGCGATTCTATTGCACGGATTATCCACCATGCAATCTGAGCTTTACCAGGAGCGAGCATTTAGCCCGCCATATCAGGTACGTACTACCAACCATATTTCCGTTGAATAATAAGGAGGAGGTATTGACGAGGAGATCACCGCAGAAAACACACTGGAGAACGCCCCTTCCAATGCCACTGCTCCAGACGATTCTCTCGACTCGATAACTTGAGACAACATGCACAAACAGTGCATGTGAACGAAGATATTCCGATTGACTCGCTAGCAGCGACAGGAACACGATTTCAGAGACAGATTAGGACCGACAGGGTGCGGCCAACGACTGGCAGGGCGAGAGCGGCGACAGCTGGCAGTGTTGGACCTGGGGGTCGAGGACACTCGAAGTCTCTGTCAACATCTAGCATCACAAGCATGGCTTCGATAGCCTCGGCCTATGGTGCTGGTGAGGCACGCCGACGTCCGCCTCCTCTGGTCATGGCCGACCCCCGATCCCGACTTTCTCTCGAGTCATATCGCGGACCGGATGGTCAATACTATAGGGCCGCCTCACCGGACATGAGCACTCCCACATCAGCCACGTTTTCGACAGGCCAAAATAGCCCTCGATGGGGTCCGGTGGCCTCTCCTGGTTCATCACACTCACGCTCGCATAGCATGTATGCTGCCGCAGGGTCCCGCACCCCAGGCCGCCGACTAAGCGTTCCGTCTGGAGGCAACCCGTTCCAATCGCCTCATGCCCCCAGTCTCCGCGGCCCGCTGTTTGGCCCTTCGCTCAACGCGTCCAACAGCGGTGCCTTTTCTCCTGGCCAAAATGGTCTTCTCTCATCGCCCACAACGTCCACTTCAAACTGGTCAAGGCGGGATTCAGTGTCGACGGCCGATGAGGCCTGGCGACGACGAACGTGGCACCCCGATACCGCGGGCTTCAACGGGGCAAGCAGACTGAGCCAGGTCATCACTCCATCTCAGTTCCCGCCCGACAGCATTAAGCTTCCACCCGCCAATACCGGaaaccaaccacctcaaACACTGCGGCTGCCCGGTATCGAGTCTTTCGATCCTATCCCGCGGAGACCGCCCACACCTCCCCGCCGCAACCCGTCCCCGATGATGATCGACTCGGAGGCATCACGGCCCCCGGCTTTGTTGCCGGCCGGTGACCTCGGTTCGGATGACCGAAGGCCTAGCTCGCAGTGGGATATGGGCTTGCATCGGGGCATAACAAGACTTGACATCAACACGCCACCTCGGGATAGCGCGGGAGCATGGGCCAACGAGGCCACTCAAGCCCTGATGGCTCGCGCTGAGCAAGCCCATGCCGCACCCATGCAACCTACCGTCCGGTTCGAACAAGATCTGAGGCCTCCTCATGGCCCGCCACCCATCAATGTGGCCCCTCCTGTCGGCTCTAGGCATCACTACACAATGTCGgctccatccatcaccacacctcGTGAGTCCCGAAGACATGGATGGTATCACGGTCCAGTGCCTACCCACCCTGTTGAGGAGACCATCCATGAAGGCCGCCCACATGTTGATCGGATTGTTCACCCAAACGTTCGTGGTTTCCAGGGATTCCCTGCCAGGGAACAACAGCTTGGcatccaccaacaacaaccatcagGTCCTAGCATGGAGCGGATCCTGGAGCGGCCAATGTCACGGGGCGACAACCCCGAGTCTCTGCGGCGGTTGCAGGCTCTTGTGGCCGTCGCCACAAGCGAAGGCTCGACGGCAACGGCATACTGAAGCCCCCAGCTTGATGGGGAGATGATCTACGAATCACGAATTGGAATTACTGCATGGCGTCTGGACCTCGGAAACACACGACTTGGATTAGCGCGGAGGCCGTTTTGCTTTTGATACCCGTTCTCTCACCCGCCTACACTCGCTGCATCCAACGGTTTGGGCTATACAGATATGATCActcattttcttttggcaTTTGATACCACGCTCGCTGCATACATATACATCTGGATACTGGGATTGGcggtctttttctttttggatgTCAGCAGGCACTACACAGGATACTACGGGTCGGTCATCTTTTGTTGCAATTTAGAGGATTCATTTCTGTTTTCTTATTTCCTTTTTGGGTCTGGGTTTTATGCCACGTTATGACAattttcttgttgttttcctttttcctttttgtgTTACGACGAAATGACAACCAACGGTTCCAGGCCATGGCACTCTAGTATAGGGATACCCATCTTCTCTACTGTCGGATACGGGGCGGCATGCGGTACATGGTCGGGTTGGGAACTTTTGGGCACCTCTTCAATGGATGCTATTCTTTTACGCAGTTTCTTGCAGGTGATGGCACGGTGAGATGTGACGACGATGCCGGCTACGACGATATGAGACTACGACACTACGTTATGGATAAGGATGCAGTGCTGCTTTTGCGACGCAACGATGACACGACAACAAAGATTTAGCGCTGCATTTTCTCCTTGCTGTTTCGATTGTCGAATATTGGTTGGTCTCTACTGTCGCATTCTGGTCGATGTCGtcaggggggtgttgggttgCTTGGTCGGTCAGTCAGGCACCGTCCTTGCTGCAAAGATGCCCGTTATATGGGGATGGTAGCTTGGTCAGGAGTTGGCGGGGAACTTTTGGGAAAAGATGAtcaggggaggtggatgaagaCTGAGAAACATGATCGCTATATTCTCCCATGTTGTATCGAGGTTCCTCTTTTGGTGGTCACTGATGGACCTGATACCCTGGAAGGAAGGGTTCgcttccttttttttgttgcggGTCCTTG
This genomic window contains:
- the USV1 gene encoding Up in starvation (EggNog:ENOG503P0AA; COG:S); amino-acid sequence: MAAAFRPVNTPLLAADSIKHEIPPSSTTLTATTTTTTTMTTPRPSTAPSQASRPVDEATTPTRANFGTGALASQKPLPTSPFPESVQVPEPTTESTPKRENSQHSRKSRDSDDMDMDDSDGEHGEEVGSDDDSENADGTKSKKKKSQRFYCTDYPPCNLSFTRSEHLARHIRKHTGERPFQCHCSRRFSRLDNLRQHAQTVHVNEDIPIDSLAATGTRFQRQIRTDRVRPTTGRARAATAGSVGPGGRGHSKSLSTSSITSMASIASAYGAGEARRRPPPLVMADPRSRLSLESYRGPDGQYYRAASPDMSTPTSATFSTGQNSPRWGPVASPGSSHSRSHSMYAAAGSRTPGRRLSVPSGGNPFQSPHAPSLRGPLFGPSLNASNSGAFSPGQNGLLSSPTTSTSNWSRRDSVSTADEAWRRRTWHPDTAGFNGASRLSQVITPSQFPPDSIKLPPANTGNQPPQTLRLPGIESFDPIPRRPPTPPRRNPSPMMIDSEASRPPALLPAGDLGSDDRRPSSQWDMGLHRGITRLDINTPPRDSAGAWANEATQALMARAEQAHAAPMQPTVRFEQDLRPPHGPPPINVAPPVGSRHHYTMSAPSITTPRESRRHGWYHGPVPTHPVEETIHEGRPHVDRIVHPNVRGFQGFPAREQQLGIHQQQPSGPSMERILERPMSRGDNPESLRRLQALVAVATSEGSTATAY